CAGACTGAGCTCCCCAAGGTACTGAGAAGATGGACAAAAGGACTTAACGTAATTCCTGATAACTTTGGCTTCATGTTGTCAAATCTGTGGTATGAAACATGTCTAATATTTCACTACATTCAGTTTGATTTAAGCTCACCATTGCCAGACTCTCCACCTGCTTGTTAACAGACTGGTGGAGGAAATATTGCGTGAGAAACTGGATGATTGTTGGTGCTGCCAGGTCAAAGGAGAGCACTTTCAGCACCAGATGCTCCATTCTCAACACTTGCTTCTTTGTGTAGGTGTCGTCTGTGATGTAAACAAACTCGGCCACCTCAGGCGGGTAGATCTCCTCAAACTTCCTGTAATGGAAAAGGTCAAATTTTAGTTCATGCAAAAAGGAAGAGAATTTGACATTTGAGTTGAATCAACGTCAGTAAAAGTCTACATACGAAGCCAACAACATGGCTGCAGTCCCGACCAGCTGAAGCTTCCCCCTCAGGACGGACATGGAGGAAAGAAAGCGATCGATGTAATTCACCGCCAGATACAGTGTCTCGTTCTGGAGCTTGTACTCCTCGCCGACCTCGACCAGCCAGTCCACAAGGATGGCCCTCATGCTGTTAGTGATGTCTGGCTGCTTCTTCATGTATCCCGCTTTAGGCCTCGTTTTCACCTGTGTTAACACCAGCATGTTACCAACAGCAGGTCCATAACTTTCAGTTTAGAAAGTTTGTGACATGATTGTCAAGACAatgctgaaaaaatatttgcaggAGAAgattagaggaaaaaaaaaaaagttctgaccTCCATTTCCCTCAGGTATGCGTGAATTTCAGCAGCGTATTCTGGGATCTCATTTACGCTGACGTGTTTTTCCTCCCCCTCAACCAAAGACATGTCCATAGGTGAATCTGAATGGAAAAGATGTttgaataactttaaaaaaataaataaattacaaaacacaAGCAACCTTTCCCCCAGGCGATGTGAAGGTTTGTATCAACTATTTCAAACTCACCCATGCTGACATTGAGCACCGATGGAATATCGATGGTGGCCAGGGGCTGTCTGAGCCGAGCCACAGCATTATCGATCGTGAGGGGAGAATCATCAGCGAGTGGCTTCTGTCTGAGAGGTTCAACCGCCTGCTGTGGCTTCTTGACACAGGCACCATCAGGCTCATCCACATGGATCTGGAAAGGCTTTTTGTTGGAGGGCTTCTCAAAGCAACCTTTGCTGAAGTCTTCATTTTTGCAGCTCAAGGACAGCGGGAATTCCTAGGAGACAAACGCATGGTCAATTTAGATTGTCCAACAAAGGAAAGACTGCAGAAGCAAAATGTTGAAGAGTAGTAAATTGTGCATAAGAATCAAGAACTTGTGAAAGGAAGTACTGCACAAGGGAGGATGAACTGGTGTTGCTCTACGTTTTCTATACATCTAACATTTCTCATGACTTGTCATGCATAAATATTAAGAGAACAGATAgaaaactattaaaataatCGACGTCCAACTAATATTTTGTCATTAGAGTTCACAAAACTCCAGCACCCTGCTAACGTTGATGTTAAAATGGCGGTCAAGCTGGGTGGTCGACATAGATAAGTGCATTTAAACATCAATGGTggcaaaaaaatcaatcaaccGAATGGTAATAAAAGCATAAGGaaagttatatttaaaattgGTAGCCTAAAACACCTACAAAAGGAACAACTATCTTAACTGCGATCGAGGCTACCAGAGCGCCTCGAGCTAGGCGAGCTACTTAGCATCGTTACCCAAACTGACCTGTTTCGTCCCGCGCTGGTTCTGAGGTTTGCCCCGCTGGGTGTTCTGCAGTGGGCCCAGGACGGTCCTGCTGGCTGCTTGCTTCGGAGGAAGGTTTTCTTGGTTTTCGTTCCCAGCAGCTCGGCTCGTCTTCAGCGAGCCTCTCAGTCTTGACAGCATGTTTTCTTGGTTGTGATACTCGCTAGCCGCGCTCGCCTGTCCTCGGTTAGCTCCAGACATGTTCGGCCAAACAAAAGGCGGCGTTTTACTTATCGGACTACAGCTGTTGTGAGCACCTTGCAcgtaaaatattaatttatattagTGTTAAAAGTTCATCTATGGTTAATTATATCGAGGTTAACGTTAGTAGCTAACTCGTCGCGGCAGGTAAAACAGCCGTTCTCAGTTAAAACTAAGCTGATAAGATGGCAACGACGCGCACAACTGCaattctaaaaaaattaaaaaaaataacgcACAGCAGTCAGTCACGAATCTACAAAGCGTCAAAAAAGTGCTATTAAACAGCCATCTCAGGGATTTATTAAAATACTACCAACCTGCAGGCAACAGCGCTAGCCTCGGTCTCTTTACCCAGAGACGTGCGAAGATGTTACTTTCTCTCAGTTCAAGTAGCCCGCGATGATTGAAACCCACCAATCACGGCACAGCACAGCTGTGACGTATATGTGCTACGGGCGCCGAAAGAGGACAATGTTCACGTGATTGCAAATTTAAAACCGGTTTGAAATAGGAACAATAGTTTTAACCGGTGCGAAATATTTGAGTCGCTTTGCAGACATTGTTAGTATGTAAAGAAATGGTTTGGAATACCACACTTTtaagtaattttaattttttttttggtagttaAGAGTTATGATAAATCTCATTTGCATGACTTATTCAGTCCTGTACAAtagtttcacatttaaaatggtGTATTTGCAGCAAGCAAAGCCAATTGCGTAGTATGATGACCTTTGTCAGTTCTTTTTCTTAGTTTATTACATTAGgatatttacttttttcctcCCAAGCTGGAAAATAAGGATGTCAATACAATATATAGAGATACTTTGCATTCGGTCTTCAAAAATCCAAATATATACAGGAATCAACAGGTAACAAAAAGCAGGAAGAGTTCACGTATgaaatcagaaaatattttaatgaatgatgcTTCAGCATGTTTTTTGTCTTGACATTTCACACGTATGGCTCATGGTACTGAACATTTATTATTCTTTCCATCACTCCATTGAATAAATCACACAATGGTCCCACATatgttctattttatttcttGCCGACACTGCAACAACGACCAACAGTTACCACCCCTCTGATGAAACTATTCTTCATGCACCCTGTTTCTACCACTATTCACATTATTACAACCTCCAGCATTGGattgtaaattcaaattaaattgtgATTTGAACATAAACATTCTTCATCCTTTCAATGGACTTAAATTGGTGACTGAAAGGTAAAACTTAAACAAAATCTTGGCCACtgataaaaactgaaaacttcTTGGGGTTTATGAACCATgatctttatttttagatgctgaggaaaacatacaaatgtattttgtatttcattatttgaagtacttaaatattataagcCATAGTTGGAACAAGTATAAATAGATCTGTGTTTGGCAACTGCCAGTAGCTActgagtaaatttttttttgtatttaattacaaaaatagGTGAAATACAGATGTGTAAATAAATATCCCCTGATGTACATATCATCATACCTCACTAAAAAAGTTTAATAGAGATTCTAAGTTATAATTATCGAGTATTTCTAGCAATGATGACACCTTAGTTTTCACATTCTGGCCCTTGAACTTGAACTTGTCGATGAAGAGGTCTGTGATCATTCctacaggaaggaggaagaaaaataagaatcaGATATTAGTTGACAAGAAGCTTTACTGGGTTAGGTTCTTATGGTGGAACTTTTTCATGTGTAACTTCATCTTGTCTTTCAATTTCACATGAGTAGACAAAGGtataaatgacacaaaaatcaaaaagagTGTAAGAAATTTGCTATGTGGATATCAGTGTTGGTAAAGGGCAACGGTGCAGCACCATAAAGCCTCTCGAGATGCGCTGGCTGCTTCTTATACTCCTCGAGGAGGTTGGCGGACTCATCCAAGATGTTGCGATATTCTGGGATGAGGAAGTCAGCATTTCCCTCATGGACCTGAAGCTCCTATCAATCAGAATTAATGCGAGATGGAGGTCAAGTAAGCGGTGAACATAATAACCCAGAAAGCCTGTCGACAGGCCAGAGAGCAGTCAACAGAAGGTGTGTGTATGGAGATATACAACCAATATGCCAAAACAGCTTCAGACTGATTTGTCCAGTAAGATAATAGATTATTAAAACTTACCTTGAGTGCATCAATGAGTTGAACTTTTCTCGCCAACAGCAGCTGGTACTCCAGTTTAGGATGTATCATCCTTAGGGTGTGATCCACTGAGTCATCGCTGATATCTGAAAGACATCAAAGAAGTGATGTTTTAATGGGCTGGACGACGATCCCTCGGAAAACCAATGTCAGCAGACAGTGAGaaggaataaaaatacacacaccgTACGAAATGTTCAGATTGATTTTCCTCTTTGTAGCTTCTTTAGAGAGAACATCACTCAGTATGGAGATGGTCGAGATGTTGTCAGACCTGAAGTGACCTTCTCCTTTGCTGAAGTGATGAATTCAGAGGAAATGCATGTTTGACACGCAAGAAATTCAATAACCCCTTGTCAGTGAGTGTTTCTATAGTGTTTACCAGTAGGTTGCTTCAAGCTGGGTCCCAAGAAAAGTGTTGTGGAAATAGAAAGTGATGCTCTCTCCCGCTGGAGTTTTCTCAGGTACCTCTGGCAAACAGAAGACAACCCATGAGTGTATCTCAGCAAAGCTGAACTGTCCCACCAGACTGAGTCTGTTCATGGGCCTGTGTGATGgatgaaggaagagagagaacggaaaaaaacctgttttatttaaacagtaaaggtcattttgttttcaaatccAATTAACGTCATAGTTACTTGATGACTTCACCTGTCTTGGTCTATGCTGTGCATCCGCTGGTGGAGGGACAGGGGTTTGATCTGGTACTGGCGGACCTGACATGTCTTGGGTTGCAATCTCGGGGTCACGTAAGCCTGAAGGGTCCCGTATTGTCCCTCGATGGACCTCACCTGAGACAACATTCATTGTGGATGAAACAAAGTTTGAAGCAGTGTATCATCAAATATTGTAAACAGACTGTACAAATGTTTCCACACTGGTACAGTGAGTTTTTTCATGGAGGAATATAATATTCAGCTCAGTTGGAGAATAATGTAGTGATACCTTGAGCTCAAGCCTGGTAGTGTTGGCCTGACATCTGTATGTGGCCAGGAGGAAGTTGCCATTGGGCTgctggaaacagaaaaagagactCAGGCCTTCAGGAACAGGAGAAGATTTGTGATCTTATTTGTAAGTTATGTTTGTGCTGAGTAGACGGAGGTTAAAGCTCACCTCTGAGTCACATTCACTGAAACTGACAACAGCTGAGTTCTTATCCACATCCAGTAGGTCTATGGGGACGTCACTCTGTATGGGAGACTCATCTTTAATTCAGATTTAGCATTTTCTACGTCTGTAACACAATCTTTTTGTTATTCATAACCGTAGACGAACGTTTTACCGTCACTCCGGACTGTTATCGTCTGGGGTTTATTCAtgacctcacctggagcagCAGGTTGTCAATGGGAGTCTGCACCTCAAGAGTGAGGCTGTAGCTGGCATCGTCCTGGCAGAGGATGAACTTGTCGTTGATGCTGAAGACGGGCACGGCGGAGACGGCCGTGCTGGACTGGGACGTCTGCTTGTACTGCTCACGGCCCTGCAGCACTTTGACCTGTAGCTGCTCCAGCTCGGCCCTGGAGGAAAACAGTCCCGGTTTGAGATTATAACTGAATTATTTAACGGGAAGTAACTTACAGGAAGGTCAAAAGGACCTAAATCTGATACCTGAGCGCTTCTACTTTGGATTGAGTCTCTTTGCTCATCTTGACCTCATCTCCAGGGCCGGCTTCAGCCCTCTGGGGCTCAGTGGTCAAACCAGTCACCCATCCTGGAACAGGCAATGCAGGATATGAGGCGCATTTCAGAAATCCTTCACTAAACTTTGTCTGTTTAGTTTTAAATCACCCATACTGCATGATAGCAGTGCAATAAATCACGATATCTCACTTGGACCACTGTTTTCAATGATATCTACCAAACCTGTATAAGTGGCCGTCAGGATCTCATCATAAGACTCCTTCCCCACACAGCCACCTTGGATGGAGGTCACACTTTCTGATAACACCTGAAGATAATAGGAGACGAACcattgaaaaatatatatatatgacaagGACATGGCAATATAAGACATGGCCAACAGGGAAGAGCTTTAAGGTAGAATTTCCTTTGAGTTTCAGGGACACGAACTTACATAGAGCGGGTTGTGATCAGACATATAGATTGGTCCCTCAATATTTGAACAACATATGGGAGTGAATTAGAATGGAAATTGGGAGTGAGTGAAATACATTTGCTGGGTTATAGAATGTATAAACTCACATGCTCAAAGCGTAATGTGGGGTCACCGTTGCCATCGAAACCGTAGACCTCAACCGTCCCATCATCCCTGCCCACCAGGATGTCATGTACTCCATCTCCAGTGATGTCGTAAGTGTCCATGCAAAGAATTTCTGATGGGAAACAGAAAATTGGAAATCTGGTCTGAAAACAGCAagaattatgaaaaaataattctgcaataTTATGCAGATTTGTAAGCTgcagattaataataataataataataataataaaggagtCACTGTTTATAGAACATTGTTTTAATGTAACACCTTAGCAATGtatttttgatttgtaaaaacTTAAATATGATTTTATAAAAATCTACTTCACCTCCTTTCTTTTTGTCGTTGTTGATTTCCCATTTGGTTGAAGATGACAGCTCACCGATCTGAACCAATCCTATTCTGCCATCTGTAGTTCCGTAGAGGATTTCCTCTCCTGAAGCGACATCACCGACATTTGAATTTGTCTCATGCGAAGCAGTCTTGTGTTCTAATGTGCTCTCACACAGCCGACAAAGAGGTTAACTCACCTCCATCTTTATTGTACAGCTCCAAGACAGATGGAGGGCCAGGAACTTCAATGTCATAGGCAAGCTCAGATCCCTACTTaacaaaaatatgataaaatccTCTAATCCTCTGGATCAGAAAAACTTAGtatttcaatattaaaacaTGATTATAATCTTGCCTGCAAGACTCTCAGGACCCGATCTTGGCATGCCAGCACTGGTACAAGCCGTGGCAACTTTTCCGAGGACAAACATGTGATGTCGCTGATCTTGTCTCCAGACAGGTAGTAGTCTTGGTCTTTGCAGTCGCAGTAGTGGTTATAGATGTAActtgcacacacaaaaagatcAGCGCCTGCAACATGCCTGGAGAAGAGAAGATTGTTTAGCACAATAAACATGACATCATTCCGGAATAGTCAACCCAGCAGTACACGACAGATGAAGAAGAATGGTTCCTACATGGCGTTAATACTCTCAGTGAGGTTGGCTTCAAACGTGAGGAACTGTTTGCCCTTCTTGGTGAATCCTCGGACCTGAGAACCTGAACAGACAAAAATCTTCTCCCTTGGCGTTCCGACAGCTCCTCCAAGGTCCATTCTGGCAATTTTTTGCCCTGGAAGTGTTTTAAACACTGGCTGAAAATGagatttaacaaattaatattCTACAAGTTGTATCACTTCcccaaaaagagaaaataatttaaatatataccACTGCCTCTCCTTTCTTCATCCCAAAACATGTCACTACACCATCATGATCAGCAATTgcaacctgcaaaaaaaaagaagaaaaaaagtaaatttgatGCAAACTTTAGTTTATATGAAGTTACACATGTTGTTCTGACAGAAAAAATGACACCTTTTGTGTTGATCTTTTCCCCAGTGCTGGAAGCAGCCTCATAGTTTTTTGAGATGTTACACCAACCTGTAAGGATCACAAAAtcggaagaggaaaaaaataaaacattgcttTCTGGAGAATACAAGggggaaaatgtttaaaaaaaaatccaacgtGAAAGTAAAATACGAAACTAGCAGATAAACAATCAGCTGTACTCAGACATACCTGGATGTAATCAACTCGATTGAGGTGGATCTCCATCTTCTGTCGCTGGGTTGGTTTATtttaagagaaataaaaagtacGGAGCAAAATTGTCCAGATCACGATAGGTCATCCGCTCATAAAACCAAAGGACTCGTTATTTATGTTCCGTTTTAGATTTATGGAGACTAACACAGAGGGACTGGTTGGGACTAGGATTAACTGTCAACAAGGAGATTAGCCCGacctgctaacgttagctagctgGCTAATTGGCTAACGCGATTTATTCGCACACCGTGTGAACAGAGAATAGAACCcgtatgtaaaataaataaataaattgggCGATTTCAAGCCATGTTTCgattatttattacttattacgatttttattaggaaaaaaaatatcacacgCTACGCTTGAGACCTAGATGAACGCGTTGTCAATAGCAACAGTGCCATTAACATGCTCGCACACGATTGGCTGAAATGAAACCCAGAAATTGAATCtatgttctgattggctgactgtcTGGAAGTAACCAAGAGCACAAACCCCCTTGCTGATGAAGTTTGCTGCGCTGGtaataatcatgtttttttgtgttggacACCGTGGAGTGAAGTATTGCGTTGTCGCCTGTCAGACAAGAGAGTTCATATAGTGTATTTTTCTGTACCCAAGTTGAACTAAACACAAACCAAATTGCTGATCTTTATTAAACTGGTTTAATTAagaattttattgtcattgaaaTTTGTAAAAATTGGCCGTAAGAGTTTTTCTGGATGTGTAGCAGAGACTGAGGAATCTGTAGTAAATAAAAGGCAGCATCAAACTCTCTTGGCCACTGTCAAAAAGGAGTGATATCAATACGTGATTAGCAACATCACACAATTACAAATTTTTAATAGTCAAATTTGTTTTGCTCAAATCTGTTTAAGAATACAACCCAAAACTCCACTCAGGAGGCATTTGTCCATGTCCGATAGcggaaaaagcaaaaacatttgttagagtTGTGTGCTCATACGTGAAGAGCATGAAAACGATGGCTGGCATCaagaaaatctgttttcatCTGTACAAAAAATGTATTACTAAGGTTTGATTTAAATCCTTTAATCAACCTTTAATCAGATTGCTTCCTCTTAACAACACTTAAATCGTAAAACCCCAACGTTTCTGGTAGTTCCGGGTTTATATtgattttttctgatttttcaaAAATCATCCCAAGTCCATTTATGTCTTTTATTCTACGCAATTTCTGCTTCTTTACCTTCTGACAGCTAATTCTGCGGCACGTCCGCCATCTTTACTTTGGTCACCCTGACTTCTGTCGCGTCGCCGGGATGACGTCATCGAGCGGATGTAAACAGCgtcagaaaagatttttttttaacggttCCTCTATAATTAGTCAGGTTTCATTTTTGCTAGATTTTCAAGAAAACAACCACATAAACATCAAACTACGTGACGACGTTTAAAAAGattcattaatttataaattcaGAGGTTgtgcaaatgtgttttaatgctTGCAAGTACAGTAAACTCATTTAACCCCTAGAAGCAGAATTATACCACATCCTGTTCTGTAGAACTACAGAACATGACTGTGATGATTATTTGAAGactttcatcaccatcatctgaTCATACTGAAATTTTGTCGAAATATTGCATCAAATTGAAACTTTATCTTCTCATTTGTGCCAACAACTAGCCTTTGTcctgttgacctttgacccccctcCAGAGGATACCTGATTTCAGCCCCGAGGGGGGAAAAACGTGATTGGTGGAGAAGCAAAAAAGTTGGACACTGTTTCTGCCTCCCTGCACAATCACGTCCTTAATCTGCTGAATGTGTGGAAATCTCCCCTACATGATAGATCTGCATCATGACACCAGTGGATGTTGTTCAGTTACAAGGAAAaagaattaagaaaaaacaaacttttattaatCCAGAAATCTTCACTCCAGATCGAGGTAGGATTTAAATAAGTACTCCAACTCAAAGTGAAAAAAGCAGGCAGTGAACCGGACGGCTGCAGCTCGTATAAGAACACTTCAGCCTCATCTCCATTAGCTCAGGTGAGCTCAGCTGGTTCCAGCCGGAGTCCTGCAGACCGACCGGACCAGTCAGGCTCGGGGGAGATGAGACATTTgaccaaaaaaccccaaaacccacACATGACTGAAGGGCCGATGGTCGGATTTCAATCAGTGGACATATAAACGCATCACAACCATCGGAAATTCCTTCCTACAATTTTAAAGAACGTCATAAAACACCTCTTTGtcacacataaaatatttttacattatatacatcttctgctttaaataaaatggGTTTACATCCCTCCCCAGCCGTACACATGGCAGTAAGTAGGAtgcatttaataataaataagttGTAAATGATCAGACCAGTGCGCcgcaaacaaatatttaaatttcagagtttcttttttaaaaccgTGTCATTGTTTAGCGACTCGACACTCGATGCACATTCCTGTTGCCGTACCATGGAGATTCGATATTTGGCATGGCTGgaacacagacacaacacacacacacacacacacacacacacatacacacacacgcgcacattTGGCAAATGGAAGATGAGATCTTGGAAATGATTTCAAGAAGTCAGCGTCACAAATTGTAAAACACTCCTGGagaaaatggaaatgtttctttaaatattgCTTCTGTCGTCGACGATGTAAACGTTAGAGCATTCTTCTGGAGTCGGGTGAAAAAACGTTACGTGCGTTACAACATTGTGTTTAAGACAATACGGTCCTTCAGTGCAAACATTctcaaagacacaaaaaaatgaaggtTTGGTATAAGGATTGTGtggaaatgtgaaatgtgtttttaaagataGGATGGGAAAAGTAACATTTTGCTAAATAGTACCTgcacttggaaaaaaaaaaaaagcgtcagATGAAGTCTTGTCTAATAGATGTTATATAATGTGCTAGGAAAACGTTAACGTTCTCAGTCGCATCCAGATCAACAGAATTCCGAGCGTCATTCAAAACTGTTGAGAACGGCGGCCTCGTTTAATGGAACAAGAAGCAAATCATTGGCACGAAcagaaatgtgttattttgggGTCTGGTTAAAACAAAGCACCAACTATCTACGACCCCTTGTGACCTGTGTGAACGCGTTTGTGCAGGTTGTGAAAAGGTCAAAGAAAACGAGTTGAACGTCATCAATCCCAGGTCTAGCCTTGGCGAAAGGTGTGACAGAATGTTGGATGGCACtagcacattttaaaaaaatgaggtTTCCTTGAGGGAAACGTAAACCCCCGAAGCAGTAAATTGTGATTCAGCCTCTTGTTAGAAAGCCAAAGACTGAAACTTTGCTTTCCTGGTTGCTGAGCAAACTGGGAAATTTCTCTCCTTCTGATCCCGAGCTGCTCAGACAACAAGTGCTCACGTGCTGTCACACATACGCtttcacaccaacacacacccacaaactgAACCCTTCTAacacctccaaacacacactcaaacacacacacagttgatgTTTTGTTACCACATCCTGCCTCCTACTGATTAGAAGCCAGCTGAAACGTCCCGGGTttcgacagcagcagcaggatcgTCCGTCCgcgttaaaaaaaagtttttggacCTCTGCCGTCGGTCGATACGTTCGCTTGCTGTCGGCCAGGAGAGCTGGAGGCTCTTTCCTGAGTGGTTAATCGCTGCATCCGCCGCCGGCGATGCTCAGTCGATGCGGTTCCCACAGATTGTGAAGCGGTCGACCTCCAGCAGGTCTTTGTTGGGAGTCCGGAGCCTCAGCTCCGACGCTTCTCCagcctctccttcctcttctttggAGAGAGGCGTCGTCGGTGGTTCGGAATCGGGCTCAGGAGAAGATTCTTGAGGAGTCATTGGGAACAAGTCGGTCCTGGGAGTGGGCTGGGTGGTCACAGAGgacggggaggaggaggaggaaggtggggTGCAGTGTGTGGCAGTAATCTCCTCCACCTCAGACACATCTGTAAAGAACGGCAGACAAATGAAACATCCGACAAACTGAACCAGATCGAAATCTCTGAAATCAATTCTGTGGAGGCCTGAaaccatgaaaacacacacacacttgattcGCTACCGAAGAAGCAAAAAAGTTCAGCCTTTCTTGTCAAATGTTGAGGCTGAATGTGGTTATATatctgtacataaattattttaccatcaaaagctttttctcagtgttgttttagttgttttataCAATCTCATTAATGGTCTGCTTTTGACCCAAACACGGACCTAGACCCGGCTGAAAGATCACAGGTCTGACGTCAGCATCATTACGCGGTGGATGTGTCCATCAGCCGACTGCTGACAAAACCGTCTGTCTGCAGGAGTCGACAAACTGCCTCAAATGTGACTTTCAGCGTCAGAGTCACGACCAAACACGTCAGCGTGATTCTGAGGATCTGACCAGCTTTGTGTTGGGAGGTTTACCTGGAGGTGTGGGATGTCGGTCCGGCTCGGTGTTGAAGTTCTTCTTGGAGGAGGACGGAGGCGTCCCGAACAGGTCGTCCTCCATGTTGGCCCGCTGGACGTAAACGTACGACTTCCCCAACAGAACGATACTGTTTAACACTTTAAGGGAGAGTAGCCTGAAGAGAGAGAAACCGTCACATAATGCTAAGTTATAGTGAGTTTACCAAGTTTGTGAATGTGAAGAATTTAGGGATAAAAAGAATGTTTATTTTGGTATTTCTGAAGAGAATAAAAGTCAAGGGGGTGCAATATTCTGTCAGTCAGAAGCGAGCAGCTTCTTCACATCCCTGCCGCAACTGCTGGATTATCATGGAGCCATCTTGAACAGGGTCACGTCTCGACTGAATCTGTTCTGGCGATCAGAAGCAGTCGGCTTTTGATCGCCGGAACAGAAACTCTTTCACGCTTACTTA
The Antennarius striatus isolate MH-2024 chromosome 10, ASM4005453v1, whole genome shotgun sequence genome window above contains:
- the bbs7 gene encoding Bardet-Biedl syndrome 7 protein → MEIHLNRVDYIQVGVTSQKTMRLLPALGKRSTQKVAIADHDGVVTCFGMKKGEAVPVFKTLPGQKIARMDLGGAVGTPREKIFVCSGSQVRGFTKKGKQFLTFEANLTESINAMHVAGADLFVCASYIYNHYCDCKDQDYYLSGDKISDITCLSSEKLPRLVPVLACQDRVLRVLQGSELAYDIEVPGPPSVLELYNKDGGEEILYGTTDGRIGLVQIGELSSSTKWEINNDKKKGEILCMDTYDITGDGVHDILVGRDDGTVEVYGFDGNGDPTLRFEHVLSESVTSIQGGCVGKESYDEILTATYTGWVTGLTTEPQRAEAGPGDEVKMSKETQSKVEALRAELEQLQVKVLQGREQYKQTSQSSTAVSAVPVFSINDKFILCQDDASYSLTLEVQTPIDNLLLQSDVPIDLLDVDKNSAVVSFSECDSEQPNGNFLLATYRCQANTTRLELKVRSIEGQYGTLQAYVTPRLQPKTCQVRQYQIKPLSLHQRMHSIDQDRPMNRLSLVGQFSFAEIHSWVVFCLPEVPEKTPAGESITFYFHNTFLGTQLEATYCKGEGHFRSDNISTISILSDVLSKEATKRKINLNISYDISDDSVDHTLRMIHPKLEYQLLLARKVQLIDALKELQVHEGNADFLIPEYRNILDESANLLEEYKKQPAHLERLYGMITDLFIDKFKFKGQNVKTKVSSLLEILDNYNLESLLNFFSEV
- the ccna2 gene encoding cyclin-A2, with translation MSGANRGQASAASEYHNQENMLSRLRGSLKTSRAAGNENQENLPPKQAASRTVLGPLQNTQRGKPQNQRGTKQEFPLSLSCKNEDFSKGCFEKPSNKKPFQIHVDEPDGACVKKPQQAVEPLRQKPLADDSPLTIDNAVARLRQPLATIDIPSVLNVSMDSPMDMSLVEGEEKHVSVNEIPEYAAEIHAYLREMEVKTRPKAGYMKKQPDITNSMRAILVDWLVEVGEEYKLQNETLYLAVNYIDRFLSSMSVLRGKLQLVGTAAMLLASKFEEIYPPEVAEFVYITDDTYTKKQVLRMEHLVLKVLSFDLAAPTIIQFLTQYFLHQSVNKQVESLAMYLGELSLVDSDPFLKYLPSQTAAAAFIVANNTVTGGSWSKALTEMSGYSLEDLMPCIEDMHRLYIGAPQHAQQSVREKYKGSKYLEVSLIGAPTKLLLN